From a single Bacillota bacterium genomic region:
- a CDS encoding NifB/NifX family molybdenum-iron cluster-binding protein produces MKVAVTAQGADMNSLLDPRFGRCQYFIIIDPDSEEFDAVANQGVMASGGAGIQSAQFLADRGVSAVLTGNVGPNAARALQGAGIEVYSMASGTVREAVQAYKAGNLGRISGATVGSHFGMGKR; encoded by the coding sequence ATGAAAGTGGCGGTTACCGCCCAGGGTGCTGACATGAATTCACTATTGGATCCTCGTTTTGGAAGATGTCAGTATTTCATCATCATCGACCCGGATAGCGAGGAATTCGATGCAGTAGCCAACCAGGGGGTTATGGCATCCGGCGGCGCCGGCATTCAGAGCGCGCAGTTCCTTGCCGACCGCGGAGTCAGCGCGGTGCTTACGGGGAACGTGGGCCCCAACGCTGCACGTGCGCTGCAGGGTGCGGGGATCGAGGTGTACAGTATGGCATCAGGAACGGTGCGCGAGGCTGTCCAGGCCTACAAGGCAGGGAACCTCGGCCGAATTTCTGGAGCAACAGTGGGGTCGCATTTCGGCATGGGCAAGCGCTGA
- a CDS encoding lysophospholipase translates to MAGVAYSEETITTPDGTVLFLRAWKGAVEDKEAAKRGRPPAGPAPDVDGKPRAAVVIAHGLADHSGRFRHVAEYFAGLGYTVYAYDHRGQGKSGGVRGHVERFEQFYEDFGFVAGEIRRRRPGIRLFAIGHSMGGLIVLGHAARRPDVVDGIIASAPCLDLRMKVSGAKKTLVLALARVFPRLSVDTGIPAEHLCHDQNVVSSYKTDPVRYPRITTRFCVEFESAMKDVRGRAGSFAVPCLFMAGGADPIVATEVTVEFYERDPHPDKKLVVWDGLFHEIFNEPQKDEVLKTAADWIAEREGMPA, encoded by the coding sequence ATGGCGGGTGTCGCCTACTCGGAGGAGACCATCACCACCCCGGACGGGACGGTGCTGTTTCTCAGGGCATGGAAGGGTGCGGTGGAGGATAAGGAAGCGGCGAAACGCGGAAGGCCGCCGGCCGGACCTGCGCCGGACGTAGACGGGAAGCCGCGCGCGGCGGTGGTGATCGCCCACGGACTCGCCGACCATTCGGGCCGGTTCAGGCATGTGGCCGAGTACTTCGCGGGACTCGGTTACACGGTGTACGCCTACGACCACCGCGGGCAGGGCAAATCGGGCGGAGTGCGAGGGCACGTAGAGCGGTTCGAGCAGTTCTATGAGGACTTCGGGTTTGTAGCCGGTGAGATCCGGCGCCGGCGCCCCGGAATCCGCCTCTTTGCGATAGGCCACTCCATGGGAGGCCTGATCGTTCTGGGCCATGCCGCGCGGAGGCCGGACGTGGTGGACGGGATCATTGCCAGTGCGCCGTGCCTCGACCTGAGGATGAAGGTTTCGGGGGCCAAGAAGACCCTGGTCCTGGCACTGGCCAGGGTGTTCCCAAGGCTTTCAGTGGACACGGGGATACCTGCCGAACACCTCTGCCACGATCAGAACGTGGTATCATCCTACAAGACCGACCCGGTCAGGTACCCGCGCATCACCACCAGGTTCTGCGTCGAATTCGAGTCCGCCATGAAGGATGTGCGCGGGCGGGCAGGGTCTTTCGCGGTTCCATGCCTGTTCATGGCGGGTGGGGCTGACCCAATAGTCGCCACCGAGGTCACCGTGGAATTCTACGAGCGGGACCCGCACCCTGACAAGAAGCTTGTGGTGTGGGACGGACTCTTCCACGAGATATTCAATGAGCCCCAGAAAGACGAAGTGCTCAAGACTGCGGCGGATTGGATTGCGGAGAGGGAGGGCATGCCGGCGTGA
- a CDS encoding Mrp/NBP35 family ATP-binding protein, translating to MSETRTNDRTKEKPAAESAIEKLPQGPFNNIRHVIAVMSGKGGVGKSSVTALLASSFARAGYRVGILDADITGPSIPKMFGLSQRADSAELGLLPVRSETFKMPVMSINLLLPSEDDPVIWRGPLIANVVRQFWTDVVWEDLDFLFVDLPPGTGDAPLTVMQSLPLDGIVIVSSPQDLAVMVVKKAIKMARLLKTHILGLVENMSYVTCPHCGERHQVFGPSKGQAVAKATDIPFLATLPLDPSLSELCDKGRIEDYEPEGFSSVVDHIVRISDHLEKLRAQKAGAQGQ from the coding sequence ATGAGCGAAACCAGAACCAACGACCGAACAAAGGAAAAGCCAGCGGCGGAATCCGCCATAGAGAAGTTGCCGCAAGGCCCGTTCAACAACATTCGGCATGTCATTGCGGTGATGAGTGGAAAAGGCGGAGTCGGGAAGTCTTCCGTAACTGCCCTTCTCGCTTCCTCCTTTGCACGGGCGGGCTATCGTGTTGGGATACTGGACGCAGATATAACTGGGCCGAGTATTCCGAAGATGTTTGGGCTGAGCCAACGGGCCGACAGTGCGGAGCTTGGCCTGCTCCCTGTGAGGAGCGAAACCTTCAAGATGCCCGTAATGTCGATCAACCTTCTTCTTCCCAGTGAGGACGATCCTGTCATATGGCGAGGGCCACTCATCGCAAACGTCGTCAGGCAGTTCTGGACGGATGTCGTCTGGGAGGACCTGGACTTCCTCTTTGTGGACCTTCCGCCTGGAACTGGAGATGCCCCGCTCACCGTCATGCAGTCCCTGCCGCTCGATGGGATCGTGATAGTCTCATCGCCCCAGGATCTCGCGGTCATGGTGGTGAAGAAGGCTATCAAGATGGCAAGGCTCCTCAAAACTCACATTCTGGGCTTGGTTGAAAACATGAGTTATGTCACGTGCCCGCACTGCGGCGAAAGGCACCAGGTCTTCGGCCCGAGCAAAGGCCAAGCCGTGGCGAAAGCCACCGACATACCGTTTCTTGCCACACTCCCGCTCGACCCGAGTCTTTCGGAGCTGTGTGATAAGGGTCGGATTGAAGACTATGAGCCGGAAGGGTTCAGCAGTGTCGTGGACCATATCGTGAGAATCTCGGACCATCTGGAGAAGCTCAGGGCGCAAAAGGCAGGGGCACAAGGGCAATAA
- a CDS encoding NifB/NifX family molybdenum-iron cluster-binding protein gives MKIAVATDGFMVAAHFGRCPEYTIVTASDSKVQDKIVIPNPGHEPGFLPEYLSKLGVTCIIAGGMGPRAQGLFAEKNIQTVSGVSGTVNDAIDSYLAGSLEAGESFCEHGEGHGGCDHDHAGHGERKHC, from the coding sequence GTGAAGATCGCAGTAGCAACGGACGGGTTTATGGTGGCAGCACATTTTGGTCGTTGCCCGGAGTACACCATAGTAACTGCAAGCGACTCAAAGGTGCAGGACAAGATCGTCATCCCCAATCCAGGGCACGAGCCAGGATTTCTGCCTGAGTATCTTTCGAAGCTCGGAGTCACGTGTATTATCGCCGGGGGCATGGGCCCGAGGGCGCAAGGGCTATTTGCGGAGAAGAACATCCAAACGGTAAGTGGGGTTTCGGGGACGGTAAATGACGCGATCGATTCATACCTCGCGGGCTCGCTCGAGGCCGGGGAGAGCTTCTGCGAACATGGTGAGGGACACGGTGGGTGTGACCACGACCACGCGGGACACGGCGAGCGAAAGCATTGCTGA
- a CDS encoding HesA/MoeB/ThiF family protein, producing the protein MMSGTDLPGPKDLPGSTEWAQEGTRTPGGLSRAERERYGRHLCLAGVGEPGQEKLKQAKVLVVGTGGLGSPAAFYLAAAGVGRLGIADSDRVDLSNLQRQILHSTSDIGRPKVESAAEKLARLNPGCDVVGHAERVGAENAARLIEEYDIVVDGTDNFKTRFILNDACVAAGKPFVHGAVLGWVGQAMTVVPGAGPCYRCVFGEAPGAGGGVPGDDSEESGRSEGVCASISPERVGVLSPVPGVIGTIQATEAIKLIVGAGEPLVGRLLIWDGLRMEFDRVEVARDPGCAACGRLTD; encoded by the coding sequence GTGATGAGTGGGACTGACCTTCCGGGACCGAAAGACCTACCGGGATCGACCGAGTGGGCGCAGGAGGGGACGCGAACTCCCGGAGGCCTGAGCCGCGCCGAGCGGGAGCGGTACGGGCGCCATCTCTGCCTTGCGGGAGTGGGTGAGCCCGGCCAGGAGAAACTCAAACAGGCGAAGGTGCTCGTGGTGGGGACAGGAGGGCTCGGCTCGCCGGCAGCGTTCTACCTCGCAGCCGCGGGCGTGGGGAGGCTCGGGATCGCGGATTCCGACCGCGTGGACCTGTCGAACCTGCAGAGGCAGATTCTCCACTCGACGTCCGACATAGGGAGGCCGAAGGTGGAGTCTGCCGCCGAGAAGCTTGCCCGGTTGAACCCCGGGTGCGACGTGGTTGGCCACGCGGAGCGAGTCGGGGCAGAGAACGCTGCCCGGCTCATTGAAGAATACGACATCGTGGTAGACGGCACAGACAACTTCAAGACCAGGTTCATCCTGAACGACGCGTGTGTCGCGGCAGGCAAGCCGTTCGTGCACGGTGCGGTATTGGGGTGGGTCGGGCAGGCGATGACCGTTGTCCCGGGGGCCGGCCCCTGCTACCGGTGTGTGTTTGGCGAGGCGCCGGGGGCGGGCGGTGGCGTCCCGGGTGATGATTCCGAGGAATCTGGCAGGTCGGAGGGAGTTTGTGCCTCGATCTCGCCCGAACGAGTGGGAGTGCTGTCGCCCGTGCCCGGAGTCATCGGGACGATCCAGGCTACCGAGGCGATCAAGCTGATCGTGGGGGCGGGCGAACCACTCGTGGGCAGGCTTCTCATATGGGACGGTCTCAGGATGGAATTTGACCGGGTGGAGGTGGCGCGGGACCCCGGATGTGCCGCATGCGGCCGATTGACAGACTGA
- a CDS encoding glycine C-acetyltransferase codes for MSNALAYLEEELANLREQKLFRYPKVLEGQQKAVAVYDGHEVVNLSSNNYLGLATHPRMVERARRAVEEFGAGSGAVRTIAGTMSMHEELERKIAAFKHTEAALVFQSGFTANAGTVSAILGKDDVIISDELNHASIIDGCRLSRATIKVFPHADVDALRRLLEETAPIQKEGHRVLVITDGVFSMDGDIARLPEIVRAAKEYGAITMVDDAHASGVLGRNGRGTVDHFDLHGSVDIQVGTLSKAIGVLGGYVAGSRTLIDYLIHRARPILFSTSHPPAVTAACLEAFDILVEEPEHIERLWENTRFFKKGLNKLGFDTGRSETPITPVIVGDGALAMKFSDRLFEEGVFAQGIAFPTVPVGKARVRTIVTASHTQENLEFALVAFEKVGRELAII; via the coding sequence ATGTCCAACGCACTTGCATACCTTGAAGAGGAATTGGCCAACCTGCGCGAGCAGAAGCTGTTCCGGTATCCAAAGGTGCTCGAAGGCCAGCAGAAGGCAGTGGCCGTGTACGACGGGCACGAGGTGGTGAACCTTTCATCCAACAACTACCTGGGCCTCGCCACCCATCCCCGGATGGTGGAGCGTGCGCGCCGGGCGGTGGAGGAGTTCGGCGCGGGATCGGGTGCGGTGCGGACGATCGCTGGGACCATGTCCATGCACGAGGAGCTGGAGCGGAAGATAGCGGCGTTCAAGCATACCGAGGCTGCCCTCGTCTTCCAGTCCGGATTCACTGCGAACGCTGGGACCGTCTCGGCTATCCTTGGCAAAGACGACGTCATCATAAGCGATGAACTCAACCACGCCAGTATCATCGACGGGTGCAGGCTGTCAAGAGCGACGATCAAGGTCTTTCCCCATGCTGACGTGGACGCGCTCAGGCGGTTACTCGAGGAGACCGCACCGATCCAGAAGGAAGGCCACCGGGTCTTGGTCATCACCGACGGAGTTTTCAGCATGGATGGGGACATCGCCCGGCTTCCCGAGATCGTTCGGGCGGCAAAGGAATATGGCGCCATCACCATGGTGGACGATGCCCATGCCTCTGGAGTACTGGGGCGGAACGGTCGGGGGACTGTCGACCACTTCGACTTGCACGGAAGCGTGGACATCCAGGTGGGAACACTTTCTAAAGCCATCGGGGTGCTCGGGGGGTATGTCGCCGGGAGCCGGACCCTCATAGACTACCTGATTCACAGGGCAAGGCCCATTCTGTTCAGCACCTCCCACCCGCCGGCGGTAACGGCTGCGTGCCTCGAGGCCTTCGACATACTGGTGGAGGAGCCAGAACACATAGAGAGGCTTTGGGAGAACACCCGGTTCTTCAAGAAAGGCCTCAACAAGCTGGGCTTCGATACTGGCCGGAGCGAGACCCCCATCACCCCGGTTATCGTCGGGGACGGGGCCCTCGCCATGAAGTTTTCGGATAGGCTGTTCGAGGAAGGCGTGTTCGCCCAGGGGATTGCGTTCCCAACAGTGCCGGTGGGGAAAGCCCGGGTCCGGACCATCGTCACAGCGTCCCACACCCAAGAGAACCTCGAGTTCGCACTTGTAGCGTTCGAGAAAGTCGGACGGGAACTTGCCATCATCTGA
- a CDS encoding ATP-binding protein, with amino-acid sequence MIVAVASGKGGTGKTTIAVNLALTLEGTVPVELLDCDVEEPNAHLFLHPVLETSEKVTQPVPTVDESKCTHCGRCGEICAFHAIMALGSKVMTFPELCHGCGGCSRFCPTGAISEEPREIGVVESGHAGRIEFVQGRVNVGNPLAPPVVRAVKGRMAACPGKATIIDAPPGTSCPVVASVKDSDFCILVTEPTPFGVNDLLLAIDMVRELGVPFGVVINRSGIGDSNLVAYCRLEKIPILLEIPFDRRYAACYAGGGRLVEDFPELREAFRDLWRRVCVLAGVR; translated from the coding sequence ATGATTGTAGCAGTAGCCAGCGGGAAAGGCGGGACAGGCAAGACCACCATCGCAGTCAACCTCGCCCTGACTCTTGAAGGAACAGTGCCCGTGGAGCTCCTTGATTGCGATGTCGAGGAGCCCAACGCCCACCTCTTCCTTCATCCTGTACTTGAGACATCCGAAAAGGTCACACAACCGGTGCCGACTGTTGACGAGAGCAAGTGCACTCACTGCGGCAGATGTGGGGAGATCTGTGCTTTTCACGCCATTATGGCCTTGGGAAGTAAGGTCATGACGTTTCCCGAACTGTGCCACGGTTGCGGAGGATGCAGCCGGTTCTGCCCCACGGGTGCGATTTCGGAAGAACCACGCGAGATCGGGGTTGTAGAAAGTGGGCACGCAGGGAGGATCGAATTCGTTCAGGGCAGGGTGAACGTGGGAAACCCTCTGGCTCCCCCAGTAGTAAGAGCCGTGAAGGGCCGGATGGCGGCCTGTCCAGGCAAGGCCACCATCATCGACGCTCCGCCCGGAACGTCCTGCCCTGTGGTAGCCTCGGTGAAAGACAGCGATTTCTGTATACTGGTTACAGAGCCAACGCCTTTCGGTGTCAATGATCTCCTTCTGGCCATTGACATGGTAAGGGAGCTGGGTGTCCCGTTTGGTGTGGTGATCAACCGTTCAGGCATTGGCGACAGTAACCTTGTGGCCTACTGCAGACTAGAGAAGATACCTATACTGCTGGAAATCCCCTTCGATCGGAGATACGCTGCCTGTTATGCCGGTGGAGGGAGGCTCGTTGAGGATTTCCCTGAACTACGCGAAGCCTTCCGAGATCTTTGGCGGAGGGTCTGTGTTTTGGCAGGGGTTCGGTAA
- a CDS encoding MerR family transcriptional regulator, with protein MIIGDDVPVYTIGITAGLLGVHPETLRIWERQSLIRPARRGGQRLYSANDVKRLRFVKHLTDDKGLNLAGVRQVVEMYPCWWLDNCPGGMSPELKARTKACWKEHDTYCHVVVDKADLCGGCRIYQNRERCGSCARSNRDS; from the coding sequence TTGATCATCGGCGATGATGTCCCAGTCTACACCATAGGAATCACCGCTGGTCTCCTTGGTGTCCACCCGGAGACCCTCAGAATCTGGGAACGGCAGAGCCTCATAAGGCCTGCCCGCAGGGGAGGCCAGCGTCTTTATTCAGCCAATGACGTTAAGCGGCTCAGGTTTGTCAAGCATCTCACTGATGACAAGGGCCTCAACTTGGCCGGTGTCAGGCAGGTTGTGGAGATGTACCCGTGCTGGTGGCTGGACAACTGCCCCGGAGGGATGTCACCAGAATTGAAGGCGCGGACTAAGGCGTGCTGGAAAGAGCATGACACCTATTGTCATGTGGTAGTCGACAAGGCTGATCTCTGCGGCGGATGCCGGATATATCAGAACCGGGAGAGATGTGGGTCCTGCGCCAGATCCAACAGGGATTCGTGA
- a CDS encoding DUF134 domain-containing protein, with protein sequence MPRPPKFRRVELLPQVTVFKPAGVPLRELVEEVLTVEELEAIRLKDMEGLEQEQCAERMQVSRPTFQRVLVAARQKVARALVEGRAIRVEGGNYRLAVRRFQCRACNYEFEVPFGTGQRGIEMVCPQCNAQQVHRVDQNGHGFGNMPWGRHGRGWNRR encoded by the coding sequence ATGCCGAGGCCGCCCAAGTTCCGGCGCGTGGAGTTGCTTCCTCAGGTAACTGTGTTCAAGCCGGCCGGAGTTCCTCTACGAGAGCTAGTGGAAGAAGTGCTGACTGTGGAGGAACTCGAGGCCATTCGTCTGAAGGACATGGAAGGCCTCGAACAAGAGCAGTGTGCGGAGAGAATGCAGGTCTCCCGGCCCACATTCCAGAGAGTGCTTGTCGCGGCAAGGCAGAAAGTCGCACGGGCCCTCGTCGAAGGCAGAGCCATCCGCGTGGAGGGAGGAAACTACCGATTGGCTGTGCGCCGATTTCAATGCAGGGCATGCAACTACGAATTTGAGGTACCCTTCGGCACGGGACAACGCGGGATCGAAATGGTGTGTCCCCAGTGCAATGCCCAACAGGTGCACCGTGTCGATCAGAACGGACATGGCTTCGGGAACATGCCATGGGGGCGTCATGGCCGAGGGTGGAATCGCAGGTAA
- a CDS encoding ATP-binding protein produces MKELLVISGKGGTGKTSIVGAFAVLSKNKVLADCDVDAADLHLLLKPTVRETTEFYGSKKAGLDEAKCTGCGDCIEACRFGAIVMGKGRIEIDPISCEGCAVCSHVCPQGAIVMQDNLSGHWFISDTPYGPLVHARLGVAEESSGKLVTRVRDEARSLAKSLELDLIIIDGPPGIGCPVIASISGVDLALIVTEPTVAGTHDMARALELARHFGVEVVVCINKYDLHEGKAQEIEQHCAAEGIQVAGKIPFDEGVVTALTRGMPVGARANDGASGWEEGKASKAIQELWARVSSRLN; encoded by the coding sequence TTGAAAGAACTACTTGTCATAAGCGGAAAAGGTGGTACCGGCAAGACCTCCATAGTCGGAGCGTTTGCGGTGCTGTCCAAGAACAAAGTTCTTGCTGATTGTGACGTGGATGCCGCTGACCTCCACCTGCTGCTGAAGCCCACGGTGCGCGAGACTACAGAGTTCTACGGCTCCAAGAAGGCCGGGCTTGACGAGGCCAAGTGTACGGGGTGCGGGGACTGTATCGAAGCCTGCCGTTTCGGCGCCATCGTCATGGGCAAGGGGCGCATCGAGATCGACCCTATTTCGTGCGAGGGTTGTGCCGTGTGCTCCCATGTTTGCCCCCAGGGCGCGATAGTCATGCAAGACAATCTCTCTGGCCACTGGTTCATATCAGACACCCCTTACGGTCCTCTAGTCCACGCCAGGCTTGGCGTCGCCGAGGAGAGTTCCGGCAAGCTTGTAACCCGGGTGCGGGATGAGGCCCGTTCCTTGGCGAAGAGCCTGGAACTGGACCTCATCATCATTGACGGACCGCCTGGGATAGGCTGCCCGGTCATAGCGTCAATTTCCGGGGTGGACCTGGCCCTAATCGTCACCGAGCCTACAGTCGCCGGGACCCACGACATGGCAAGAGCACTTGAGCTGGCAAGACACTTCGGCGTAGAGGTGGTTGTGTGCATAAACAAGTACGATCTCCACGAGGGGAAGGCTCAGGAGATCGAACAGCACTGCGCGGCTGAGGGGATACAGGTTGCCGGGAAGATCCCGTTTGACGAGGGAGTGGTAACCGCCTTGACCAGGGGCATGCCCGTGGGTGCTCGTGCAAATGATGGC
- a CDS encoding DUF5320 domain-containing protein, with amino-acid sequence MPRGDGTGPSGFGPMTGRAAGYCAGYSVPGFMNPVGVRGAGFIGGPMLRRGRGFGQGPGRGWRRMYYATGLPGWARFGYPGWAAPAYPAGVVPLPLNPYGVPFPGAPYAGRDPKEAAKAAAEHEAALLRQQAEFLTEELEAVKERLEQLAGSEEDKTEEPK; translated from the coding sequence ATGCCAAGAGGTGATGGAACAGGACCTTCGGGTTTCGGACCCATGACGGGCAGAGCCGCGGGGTACTGCGCCGGGTATTCCGTCCCCGGGTTCATGAATCCGGTTGGGGTCAGAGGTGCCGGATTCATAGGCGGGCCGATGCTGCGTCGTGGGCGCGGATTCGGCCAAGGCCCGGGAAGGGGTTGGAGGCGTATGTACTACGCGACGGGATTGCCTGGTTGGGCTCGATTCGGCTACCCCGGGTGGGCGGCCCCGGCATACCCGGCCGGAGTTGTTCCTCTTCCCCTGAACCCCTATGGTGTTCCTTTCCCTGGAGCCCCATATGCGGGCCGAGATCCGAAAGAGGCGGCCAAGGCTGCTGCTGAACACGAGGCTGCGCTCCTCCGGCAACAGGCGGAATTCCTGACGGAGGAACTTGAAGCGGTAAAGGAGAGACTGGAGCAGCTGGCCGGGTCGGAGGAGGACAAGACTGAAGAGCCCAAGTAG